The Coffea arabica cultivar ET-39 chromosome 9e, Coffea Arabica ET-39 HiFi, whole genome shotgun sequence genome has a window encoding:
- the LOC140014522 gene encoding aminodeoxychorismate synthase, chloroplastic-like isoform X2, translated as MQKRVVGNVLVSSHLIPHHLEESFPRKAQLEGKNRKLQFIRTLLIDNYDSYTYNIFQELSIVNGVPPVVIRNDEWSWEDAYRVLYQEKAFHNIVISPGPGTPTCSADIGICLRVLLECRDIPILGVCLGHQALGYVHGAKVVRASVPVHGRLSDVEHNCCRLFHDIPSGRNSGFKVVRYHSLVIDPQSLPMELIPIAWTSSPEVVPFLGIQGYDSVSDAHDRQGDQQMFVDCIATKLNERKSWPSCHPQETKSEKVLMGIMHSTRPHYGLQFHPESVATGHGRQIFKNFADITKDYWFRFRSSSSPEGQVYAACMQVPDVSHLFQDVMRGHLVKKMDEAKHFNFYNMPKLKYLSNDVKFLKLRWRKLASPAGRLGGARDIFCKLFGDFKAENTFWLDSSSVEKERARFSFMGGKGGTLWKQVTFRLSNESDAEFRSGGYLSIEDAQGFTQSIILEDGFFDFLNKELHSFRYDKKDFEGLPFDFYGGYVGYIGYDLKVECGMALNRHKSRAPDACFFFSDNFVVIDHHKDDIYILSIHEQGTSASTWLDDAEQKLLSIENSTTKSLMFQVSQGSIDDPLKLGFSAGKSREQYMKDINNCQKFIKDGESYELCLTTQLKKKIGEMDPLGLYLNLREKNPAPYAAWLNFSKQNLCICCSSPERFLRLDRHGILEAKPIKGTIARGSTKQEDELLKLQLQYSEKDQAENLMIVDLLRNDLGRVCEPGSVHVPHLMEVESYATVHTMVSTIRGRKQANVSAIECVRAAFPGGSMTGAPKLRSMEILDTLENCSRGIYSGCIGFFSFNQTFDLNIVIRTVVIHEDEASIGAGGAITALSSPDEEYKEMILKTRAPASAVFDCESKSH; from the exons ATGCAAAAACGTGTTGTGGGGAATGTTCTTGTTTCCAGCCATTTGATACCTCATCATTTGGAGGAATCCTTTCCAAGAAAGGCACAGCTAGAGGGAAAAAATCGGAAGTTACAGTTCATCCGGACGTTGTTGATTGACAACTATGATAGTTATACCTACAATATATTCCAGGAACTGTCCATTGTCAATGGTG TTCCTCCAGTGGTGATTCGGAATGATGAGTGGTCATGGGAAGATGCATATCGTGTTTTATATCAAGAAAAGGCATTTCATAATATTGTCATATCACCTGGCCCCGGCACACCGACATGCTCTGCAGACATAG GAATATGTCTTAGAGTGCTACTGGAGTGCAGAGACATCCCTATTTTAGGTGTCTGTCTTGGTCATCAG GCTTTAGGATATGTGCATGGAGCTAAAGTTGTTCGTGCATCTGTGCCTGTTCATGGACGTCTAAG TGACGTTGAGCATAACTGTTGTAGACTGTTCCATGATATCCCTtctggaagaaattcaggattTAAG GTTGTTAGGTATCATTCTCTTGTTATTGATCCACAATCCCTTCCAATGGAACTTATACCAATAGCATGGACTTCTTCTCCTGAAGTAGTTCCTTTTCTTGGTATCCAAGGATATGATTCTGTCTCTGACGCTCATGATAGACAAGGTGACCAACAAATGTTCGTTGACTGCATAGCGACAAAGTTGAATGAAAGAAAATCATGGCCTTCTTGTCACCCTCAAGAAACAAAGAGTGAAAAAGTCCTCATGGGTATCATGCACTCGACTAGGCCTCATTATGGTTTGCAG TTTCATCCAGAGAGTGTTGCAACTGGTCATGGGAGGCAAATATTCAAGAACTTTGCTGACATAACAAAGGATTATTGGTTCAGGTTCAGATCATCTTCCAGTCCTGAGGGACAGGTTTATGCTG CATGCATGCAGGTGCCTGATGTTAGCCATCTCTTTCAAGATGTTATGAGAGGACATTTGgtgaaaaaaatggatgaggctaaacattttaatttttacaaCATGCCAAAGCTAAAGTATTTAAGCAATGAtgtgaaatttctgaagttgaGATGGAGAAAATTGGCATCCCCAGCAGGCCGACTCGGTGGAGCTAGAGATATTTTCTGCAAACtttttggagattttaaagCTGAGAACACCTTCTGGCTGGACAGTTCGTCTGTGGAAAAG GAAAGGGCTCGATTTTCATTTATGGGGGGAAAAGGTGGCACCTTGTGGAAGCAAGTTACCTTTAGACTGTCAAACGAAAG TGATGCAGAATTTAGAAGTGGAGGGTATCTATCAATTGAAGATGCCCAGGGCTTTACCCAAAGTATTATTTTAGAGGATGGcttctttgattttttgaaCAAG GAGCTGCATTCCTTTCGTTATGACAAAAAGGACTTTGAAGGATTACCATTCGATTTTTATGGTGGCTATGTTGGCTATATTGG GTATGATCTTAAAGTTGAATGTGGCATGGCCTTGAACCGTCACAAATCAAGGGCCCCGGatgcttgttttttcttttcagatAATTTTGTTGTGATAGACCATCACAAGGATGATATCTATATTTTGTCTATACATGAGCAAGGCACATCTGCTAGTACATGGTTGGATGATGCTGAGCAGAAGCTTCTTAGTATTGAAAATTCCACAACAAAAAGTTTGATGTTTCAAGTGTCTCAAGGTTCAATAGATGACCCATTGAAATTAGGTTTTTCTGCTGGAAAATCTAGAGAGCAATATATGAAAGACATCAACAATtgtcaaaaatttattaaagatgGAGAAAGCTACGAGTTATGTCTCACGACTCAGTTGAAGAAGAAAATAGGGGAAATGGATCCATTGGGACTTTATCTTAATCTTAGAGAAAAAAATCCTGCACCATATGCTGCGTGGCTCAATTTTTCAAAGCAAAACCTGTGCATCTGTTGTTCTTCTCCTGAGAGGTTCCTTCGATTGGACAGACATGGTATTTTGGAAGCAAAACCTATCAAGGGTACTATAGCTCGTGGATCTACCAAACAAGAAGATGAATTACTTAAATTGCAATTGCAATACAG tgAAAAGGATCAGGCTGAAAATCTGATGATTGTCGACCTTCTGAGGAATGATCTTGGACGTGTATGCGAACCTGGTTCAGTTCATGTTCCCCATCTTATGGAAGTGGAGTCATATGCAACAGTTCACACTATGGTGAGTACTATTCGGGGGAGGAAGCAAGCAAATGTATCTGCAATTGAATGCGTCAGAGCTGCATTCCCTGGCGGGTCAATGACAGGTGCACCAAAGCTGAGATCCATGGAAATTCTCGACACTCTAGAAAATTGTTCCAGAGGCATCTACTCTGGATGCATTGGGTTTTTCTCATTCAACCAAACGTTTGATCTTAACATCGTCATTAGAACAGTAGTGATACATGAGGATGAAGCTTCCATAGGAGCAGGAGGGGCCATTACAGCTCTTTCAAGTCCGGATGAAGAGTACAAAGAAATGATTCTGAAAACAAGAGCTCCCGCTAGTGCTGTTTTCGACTGCGAAAGCAAGTCACACTAA
- the LOC140014522 gene encoding aminodeoxychorismate synthase, chloroplastic-like isoform X3 encodes MDHVKSLSWLYMSLNCFANLIYFFMVSLQHSLCLSPVVSVKAGKSKHIVGSCCNFLLFPPVVIRNDEWSWEDAYRVLYQEKAFHNIVISPGPGTPTCSADIGICLRVLLECRDIPILGVCLGHQALGYVHGAKVVRASVPVHGRLSDVEHNCCRLFHDIPSGRNSGFKVVRYHSLVIDPQSLPMELIPIAWTSSPEVVPFLGIQGYDSVSDAHDRQGDQQMFVDCIATKLNERKSWPSCHPQETKSEKVLMGIMHSTRPHYGLQFHPESVATGHGRQIFKNFADITKDYWFRFRSSSSPEGQVYAACMQVPDVSHLFQDVMRGHLVKKMDEAKHFNFYNMPKLKYLSNDVKFLKLRWRKLASPAGRLGGARDIFCKLFGDFKAENTFWLDSSSVEKERARFSFMGGKGGTLWKQVTFRLSNESDAEFRSGGYLSIEDAQGFTQSIILEDGFFDFLNKELHSFRYDKKDFEGLPFDFYGGYVGYIGYDLKVECGMALNRHKSRAPDACFFFSDNFVVIDHHKDDIYILSIHEQGTSASTWLDDAEQKLLSIENSTTKSLMFQVSQGSIDDPLKLGFSAGKSREQYMKDINNCQKFIKDGESYELCLTTQLKKKIGEMDPLGLYLNLREKNPAPYAAWLNFSKQNLCICCSSPERFLRLDRHGILEAKPIKGTIARGSTKQEDELLKLQLQYSEKDQAENLMIVDLLRNDLGRVCEPGSVHVPHLMEVESYATVHTMVSTIRGRKQANVSAIECVRAAFPGGSMTGAPKLRSMEILDTLENCSRGIYSGCIGFFSFNQTFDLNIVIRTVVIHEDEASIGAGGAITALSSPDEEYKEMILKTRAPASAVFDCESKSH; translated from the exons ATGGATCATGTGAAGTCCCTTTCATGGTTGTATATGTCTTTAAACTGCTTTGCAAACCTGATTTACTTTTTTATGGTTAGCCTCCAGCACAGTTTATGTCTTTCTCCAGTTGTCTCAGTAAAAGCTGGTAAAAGCAAACATATTGTTGGATCTTGCTGCAACTTCTTGTTGT TTCCTCCAGTGGTGATTCGGAATGATGAGTGGTCATGGGAAGATGCATATCGTGTTTTATATCAAGAAAAGGCATTTCATAATATTGTCATATCACCTGGCCCCGGCACACCGACATGCTCTGCAGACATAG GAATATGTCTTAGAGTGCTACTGGAGTGCAGAGACATCCCTATTTTAGGTGTCTGTCTTGGTCATCAG GCTTTAGGATATGTGCATGGAGCTAAAGTTGTTCGTGCATCTGTGCCTGTTCATGGACGTCTAAG TGACGTTGAGCATAACTGTTGTAGACTGTTCCATGATATCCCTtctggaagaaattcaggattTAAG GTTGTTAGGTATCATTCTCTTGTTATTGATCCACAATCCCTTCCAATGGAACTTATACCAATAGCATGGACTTCTTCTCCTGAAGTAGTTCCTTTTCTTGGTATCCAAGGATATGATTCTGTCTCTGACGCTCATGATAGACAAGGTGACCAACAAATGTTCGTTGACTGCATAGCGACAAAGTTGAATGAAAGAAAATCATGGCCTTCTTGTCACCCTCAAGAAACAAAGAGTGAAAAAGTCCTCATGGGTATCATGCACTCGACTAGGCCTCATTATGGTTTGCAG TTTCATCCAGAGAGTGTTGCAACTGGTCATGGGAGGCAAATATTCAAGAACTTTGCTGACATAACAAAGGATTATTGGTTCAGGTTCAGATCATCTTCCAGTCCTGAGGGACAGGTTTATGCTG CATGCATGCAGGTGCCTGATGTTAGCCATCTCTTTCAAGATGTTATGAGAGGACATTTGgtgaaaaaaatggatgaggctaaacattttaatttttacaaCATGCCAAAGCTAAAGTATTTAAGCAATGAtgtgaaatttctgaagttgaGATGGAGAAAATTGGCATCCCCAGCAGGCCGACTCGGTGGAGCTAGAGATATTTTCTGCAAACtttttggagattttaaagCTGAGAACACCTTCTGGCTGGACAGTTCGTCTGTGGAAAAG GAAAGGGCTCGATTTTCATTTATGGGGGGAAAAGGTGGCACCTTGTGGAAGCAAGTTACCTTTAGACTGTCAAACGAAAG TGATGCAGAATTTAGAAGTGGAGGGTATCTATCAATTGAAGATGCCCAGGGCTTTACCCAAAGTATTATTTTAGAGGATGGcttctttgattttttgaaCAAG GAGCTGCATTCCTTTCGTTATGACAAAAAGGACTTTGAAGGATTACCATTCGATTTTTATGGTGGCTATGTTGGCTATATTGG GTATGATCTTAAAGTTGAATGTGGCATGGCCTTGAACCGTCACAAATCAAGGGCCCCGGatgcttgttttttcttttcagatAATTTTGTTGTGATAGACCATCACAAGGATGATATCTATATTTTGTCTATACATGAGCAAGGCACATCTGCTAGTACATGGTTGGATGATGCTGAGCAGAAGCTTCTTAGTATTGAAAATTCCACAACAAAAAGTTTGATGTTTCAAGTGTCTCAAGGTTCAATAGATGACCCATTGAAATTAGGTTTTTCTGCTGGAAAATCTAGAGAGCAATATATGAAAGACATCAACAATtgtcaaaaatttattaaagatgGAGAAAGCTACGAGTTATGTCTCACGACTCAGTTGAAGAAGAAAATAGGGGAAATGGATCCATTGGGACTTTATCTTAATCTTAGAGAAAAAAATCCTGCACCATATGCTGCGTGGCTCAATTTTTCAAAGCAAAACCTGTGCATCTGTTGTTCTTCTCCTGAGAGGTTCCTTCGATTGGACAGACATGGTATTTTGGAAGCAAAACCTATCAAGGGTACTATAGCTCGTGGATCTACCAAACAAGAAGATGAATTACTTAAATTGCAATTGCAATACAG tgAAAAGGATCAGGCTGAAAATCTGATGATTGTCGACCTTCTGAGGAATGATCTTGGACGTGTATGCGAACCTGGTTCAGTTCATGTTCCCCATCTTATGGAAGTGGAGTCATATGCAACAGTTCACACTATGGTGAGTACTATTCGGGGGAGGAAGCAAGCAAATGTATCTGCAATTGAATGCGTCAGAGCTGCATTCCCTGGCGGGTCAATGACAGGTGCACCAAAGCTGAGATCCATGGAAATTCTCGACACTCTAGAAAATTGTTCCAGAGGCATCTACTCTGGATGCATTGGGTTTTTCTCATTCAACCAAACGTTTGATCTTAACATCGTCATTAGAACAGTAGTGATACATGAGGATGAAGCTTCCATAGGAGCAGGAGGGGCCATTACAGCTCTTTCAAGTCCGGATGAAGAGTACAAAGAAATGATTCTGAAAACAAGAGCTCCCGCTAGTGCTGTTTTCGACTGCGAAAGCAAGTCACACTAA
- the LOC140014522 gene encoding aminodeoxychorismate synthase, chloroplastic-like isoform X1 — MNVSMCSMSSEIAFSSCESLQGRNLYLMPLKSFGKDNARMQKRVVGNVLVSSHLIPHHLEESFPRKAQLEGKNRKLQFIRTLLIDNYDSYTYNIFQELSIVNGVPPVVIRNDEWSWEDAYRVLYQEKAFHNIVISPGPGTPTCSADIGICLRVLLECRDIPILGVCLGHQALGYVHGAKVVRASVPVHGRLSDVEHNCCRLFHDIPSGRNSGFKVVRYHSLVIDPQSLPMELIPIAWTSSPEVVPFLGIQGYDSVSDAHDRQGDQQMFVDCIATKLNERKSWPSCHPQETKSEKVLMGIMHSTRPHYGLQFHPESVATGHGRQIFKNFADITKDYWFRFRSSSSPEGQVYAACMQVPDVSHLFQDVMRGHLVKKMDEAKHFNFYNMPKLKYLSNDVKFLKLRWRKLASPAGRLGGARDIFCKLFGDFKAENTFWLDSSSVEKERARFSFMGGKGGTLWKQVTFRLSNESDAEFRSGGYLSIEDAQGFTQSIILEDGFFDFLNKELHSFRYDKKDFEGLPFDFYGGYVGYIGYDLKVECGMALNRHKSRAPDACFFFSDNFVVIDHHKDDIYILSIHEQGTSASTWLDDAEQKLLSIENSTTKSLMFQVSQGSIDDPLKLGFSAGKSREQYMKDINNCQKFIKDGESYELCLTTQLKKKIGEMDPLGLYLNLREKNPAPYAAWLNFSKQNLCICCSSPERFLRLDRHGILEAKPIKGTIARGSTKQEDELLKLQLQYSEKDQAENLMIVDLLRNDLGRVCEPGSVHVPHLMEVESYATVHTMVSTIRGRKQANVSAIECVRAAFPGGSMTGAPKLRSMEILDTLENCSRGIYSGCIGFFSFNQTFDLNIVIRTVVIHEDEASIGAGGAITALSSPDEEYKEMILKTRAPASAVFDCESKSH; from the exons atgaacgtCTCTATGTGCTCAATGTCATCTGAGATAGCATTTTCTTCATGCGAGAGTCTCCAAGGCCGAAATCTTTATTTGATGCCTTTAAAATCTTTTGGCAAAGATAATGCTCGGATGCAAAAACGTGTTGTGGGGAATGTTCTTGTTTCCAGCCATTTGATACCTCATCATTTGGAGGAATCCTTTCCAAGAAAGGCACAGCTAGAGGGAAAAAATCGGAAGTTACAGTTCATCCGGACGTTGTTGATTGACAACTATGATAGTTATACCTACAATATATTCCAGGAACTGTCCATTGTCAATGGTG TTCCTCCAGTGGTGATTCGGAATGATGAGTGGTCATGGGAAGATGCATATCGTGTTTTATATCAAGAAAAGGCATTTCATAATATTGTCATATCACCTGGCCCCGGCACACCGACATGCTCTGCAGACATAG GAATATGTCTTAGAGTGCTACTGGAGTGCAGAGACATCCCTATTTTAGGTGTCTGTCTTGGTCATCAG GCTTTAGGATATGTGCATGGAGCTAAAGTTGTTCGTGCATCTGTGCCTGTTCATGGACGTCTAAG TGACGTTGAGCATAACTGTTGTAGACTGTTCCATGATATCCCTtctggaagaaattcaggattTAAG GTTGTTAGGTATCATTCTCTTGTTATTGATCCACAATCCCTTCCAATGGAACTTATACCAATAGCATGGACTTCTTCTCCTGAAGTAGTTCCTTTTCTTGGTATCCAAGGATATGATTCTGTCTCTGACGCTCATGATAGACAAGGTGACCAACAAATGTTCGTTGACTGCATAGCGACAAAGTTGAATGAAAGAAAATCATGGCCTTCTTGTCACCCTCAAGAAACAAAGAGTGAAAAAGTCCTCATGGGTATCATGCACTCGACTAGGCCTCATTATGGTTTGCAG TTTCATCCAGAGAGTGTTGCAACTGGTCATGGGAGGCAAATATTCAAGAACTTTGCTGACATAACAAAGGATTATTGGTTCAGGTTCAGATCATCTTCCAGTCCTGAGGGACAGGTTTATGCTG CATGCATGCAGGTGCCTGATGTTAGCCATCTCTTTCAAGATGTTATGAGAGGACATTTGgtgaaaaaaatggatgaggctaaacattttaatttttacaaCATGCCAAAGCTAAAGTATTTAAGCAATGAtgtgaaatttctgaagttgaGATGGAGAAAATTGGCATCCCCAGCAGGCCGACTCGGTGGAGCTAGAGATATTTTCTGCAAACtttttggagattttaaagCTGAGAACACCTTCTGGCTGGACAGTTCGTCTGTGGAAAAG GAAAGGGCTCGATTTTCATTTATGGGGGGAAAAGGTGGCACCTTGTGGAAGCAAGTTACCTTTAGACTGTCAAACGAAAG TGATGCAGAATTTAGAAGTGGAGGGTATCTATCAATTGAAGATGCCCAGGGCTTTACCCAAAGTATTATTTTAGAGGATGGcttctttgattttttgaaCAAG GAGCTGCATTCCTTTCGTTATGACAAAAAGGACTTTGAAGGATTACCATTCGATTTTTATGGTGGCTATGTTGGCTATATTGG GTATGATCTTAAAGTTGAATGTGGCATGGCCTTGAACCGTCACAAATCAAGGGCCCCGGatgcttgttttttcttttcagatAATTTTGTTGTGATAGACCATCACAAGGATGATATCTATATTTTGTCTATACATGAGCAAGGCACATCTGCTAGTACATGGTTGGATGATGCTGAGCAGAAGCTTCTTAGTATTGAAAATTCCACAACAAAAAGTTTGATGTTTCAAGTGTCTCAAGGTTCAATAGATGACCCATTGAAATTAGGTTTTTCTGCTGGAAAATCTAGAGAGCAATATATGAAAGACATCAACAATtgtcaaaaatttattaaagatgGAGAAAGCTACGAGTTATGTCTCACGACTCAGTTGAAGAAGAAAATAGGGGAAATGGATCCATTGGGACTTTATCTTAATCTTAGAGAAAAAAATCCTGCACCATATGCTGCGTGGCTCAATTTTTCAAAGCAAAACCTGTGCATCTGTTGTTCTTCTCCTGAGAGGTTCCTTCGATTGGACAGACATGGTATTTTGGAAGCAAAACCTATCAAGGGTACTATAGCTCGTGGATCTACCAAACAAGAAGATGAATTACTTAAATTGCAATTGCAATACAG tgAAAAGGATCAGGCTGAAAATCTGATGATTGTCGACCTTCTGAGGAATGATCTTGGACGTGTATGCGAACCTGGTTCAGTTCATGTTCCCCATCTTATGGAAGTGGAGTCATATGCAACAGTTCACACTATGGTGAGTACTATTCGGGGGAGGAAGCAAGCAAATGTATCTGCAATTGAATGCGTCAGAGCTGCATTCCCTGGCGGGTCAATGACAGGTGCACCAAAGCTGAGATCCATGGAAATTCTCGACACTCTAGAAAATTGTTCCAGAGGCATCTACTCTGGATGCATTGGGTTTTTCTCATTCAACCAAACGTTTGATCTTAACATCGTCATTAGAACAGTAGTGATACATGAGGATGAAGCTTCCATAGGAGCAGGAGGGGCCATTACAGCTCTTTCAAGTCCGGATGAAGAGTACAAAGAAATGATTCTGAAAACAAGAGCTCCCGCTAGTGCTGTTTTCGACTGCGAAAGCAAGTCACACTAA
- the LOC140014522 gene encoding aminodeoxychorismate synthase, chloroplastic-like isoform X4, whose amino-acid sequence MNVSMCSMSSEIAFSSCESLQGRNLYLMPLKSFGKDNARMQKRVVGNVLVSSHLIPHHLEESFPRKAQLEGKNRKLQFIRTLLIDNYDSYTYNIFQELSIVNGVPPVVIRNDEWSWEDAYRVLYQEKAFHNIVISPGPGTPTCSADIGICLRVLLECRDIPILGVCLGHQALGYVHGAKVVRASVPVHGRLSDVEHNCCRLFHDIPSGRNSGFKVVRYHSLVIDPQSLPMELIPIAWTSSPEVVPFLGIQGYDSVSDAHDRQGDQQMFVDCIATKLNERKSWPSCHPQETKSEKVLMGIMHSTRPHYGLQFHPESVATGHGRQIFKNFADITKDYWFRFRSSSSPEGQVYAACMQVPDVSHLFQDVMRGHLVKKMDEAKHFNFYNMPKLKYLSNDVKFLKLRWRKLASPAGRLGGARDIFCKLFGDFKAENTFWLDSSSVEKERARFSFMGGKGGTLWKQVTFRLSNESDAEFRSGGYLSIEDAQGFTQSIILEDGFFDFLNKELHSFRYDKKDFEGLPFDFYGGYVGYIGHGILEAKPIKGTIARGSTKQEDELLKLQLQYSEKDQAENLMIVDLLRNDLGRVCEPGSVHVPHLMEVESYATVHTMVSTIRGRKQANVSAIECVRAAFPGGSMTGAPKLRSMEILDTLENCSRGIYSGCIGFFSFNQTFDLNIVIRTVVIHEDEASIGAGGAITALSSPDEEYKEMILKTRAPASAVFDCESKSH is encoded by the exons atgaacgtCTCTATGTGCTCAATGTCATCTGAGATAGCATTTTCTTCATGCGAGAGTCTCCAAGGCCGAAATCTTTATTTGATGCCTTTAAAATCTTTTGGCAAAGATAATGCTCGGATGCAAAAACGTGTTGTGGGGAATGTTCTTGTTTCCAGCCATTTGATACCTCATCATTTGGAGGAATCCTTTCCAAGAAAGGCACAGCTAGAGGGAAAAAATCGGAAGTTACAGTTCATCCGGACGTTGTTGATTGACAACTATGATAGTTATACCTACAATATATTCCAGGAACTGTCCATTGTCAATGGTG TTCCTCCAGTGGTGATTCGGAATGATGAGTGGTCATGGGAAGATGCATATCGTGTTTTATATCAAGAAAAGGCATTTCATAATATTGTCATATCACCTGGCCCCGGCACACCGACATGCTCTGCAGACATAG GAATATGTCTTAGAGTGCTACTGGAGTGCAGAGACATCCCTATTTTAGGTGTCTGTCTTGGTCATCAG GCTTTAGGATATGTGCATGGAGCTAAAGTTGTTCGTGCATCTGTGCCTGTTCATGGACGTCTAAG TGACGTTGAGCATAACTGTTGTAGACTGTTCCATGATATCCCTtctggaagaaattcaggattTAAG GTTGTTAGGTATCATTCTCTTGTTATTGATCCACAATCCCTTCCAATGGAACTTATACCAATAGCATGGACTTCTTCTCCTGAAGTAGTTCCTTTTCTTGGTATCCAAGGATATGATTCTGTCTCTGACGCTCATGATAGACAAGGTGACCAACAAATGTTCGTTGACTGCATAGCGACAAAGTTGAATGAAAGAAAATCATGGCCTTCTTGTCACCCTCAAGAAACAAAGAGTGAAAAAGTCCTCATGGGTATCATGCACTCGACTAGGCCTCATTATGGTTTGCAG TTTCATCCAGAGAGTGTTGCAACTGGTCATGGGAGGCAAATATTCAAGAACTTTGCTGACATAACAAAGGATTATTGGTTCAGGTTCAGATCATCTTCCAGTCCTGAGGGACAGGTTTATGCTG CATGCATGCAGGTGCCTGATGTTAGCCATCTCTTTCAAGATGTTATGAGAGGACATTTGgtgaaaaaaatggatgaggctaaacattttaatttttacaaCATGCCAAAGCTAAAGTATTTAAGCAATGAtgtgaaatttctgaagttgaGATGGAGAAAATTGGCATCCCCAGCAGGCCGACTCGGTGGAGCTAGAGATATTTTCTGCAAACtttttggagattttaaagCTGAGAACACCTTCTGGCTGGACAGTTCGTCTGTGGAAAAG GAAAGGGCTCGATTTTCATTTATGGGGGGAAAAGGTGGCACCTTGTGGAAGCAAGTTACCTTTAGACTGTCAAACGAAAG TGATGCAGAATTTAGAAGTGGAGGGTATCTATCAATTGAAGATGCCCAGGGCTTTACCCAAAGTATTATTTTAGAGGATGGcttctttgattttttgaaCAAG GAGCTGCATTCCTTTCGTTATGACAAAAAGGACTTTGAAGGATTACCATTCGATTTTTATGGTGGCTATGTTGGCTATATTGG ACATGGTATTTTGGAAGCAAAACCTATCAAGGGTACTATAGCTCGTGGATCTACCAAACAAGAAGATGAATTACTTAAATTGCAATTGCAATACAG tgAAAAGGATCAGGCTGAAAATCTGATGATTGTCGACCTTCTGAGGAATGATCTTGGACGTGTATGCGAACCTGGTTCAGTTCATGTTCCCCATCTTATGGAAGTGGAGTCATATGCAACAGTTCACACTATGGTGAGTACTATTCGGGGGAGGAAGCAAGCAAATGTATCTGCAATTGAATGCGTCAGAGCTGCATTCCCTGGCGGGTCAATGACAGGTGCACCAAAGCTGAGATCCATGGAAATTCTCGACACTCTAGAAAATTGTTCCAGAGGCATCTACTCTGGATGCATTGGGTTTTTCTCATTCAACCAAACGTTTGATCTTAACATCGTCATTAGAACAGTAGTGATACATGAGGATGAAGCTTCCATAGGAGCAGGAGGGGCCATTACAGCTCTTTCAAGTCCGGATGAAGAGTACAAAGAAATGATTCTGAAAACAAGAGCTCCCGCTAGTGCTGTTTTCGACTGCGAAAGCAAGTCACACTAA